In Rhinatrema bivittatum chromosome 1, aRhiBiv1.1, whole genome shotgun sequence, a single genomic region encodes these proteins:
- the LOC115094579 gene encoding probable G-protein coupled receptor 151, translating into MIVTLRSLKLHQEEEGKRAATSTFNSSCSTQLEAAAKWIAVQDWNFRTMNSSQYVFFAGGLQSSEASKDVTVFLPLLFTVVCLIGFAGNLLVIAILIHDFRKGKSSAVNVLVIHLCSTDLLLLLFCIPVRIVTYAKQSWVLGGFACRTADWFLHSCLIVKSFTLAAIGQARYKHVVTPPKFLSLNKKHLVGLLFFVWSLAFLLPLPHLIFTQTERNPNGIFCSFEVPPYASNFMDVFSKTYPLLVYVLPMCFTFSCYVRALRRRKERRNRVPNPRQLSRKITSMLLSVSLTFEAMWLPDWIVWIWARHSPFGSLQPPTALMVLAQVIVFLNSTINPGIFLAVSDEFREGFKSVWPVLPCGLCRRHGSSPAGEKGAEMVTSTIRSLQDLQPVPEASGLKEEKILPDVEHFWQDRRNTTAGEENDPMPWEHQEKP; encoded by the exons ATGATTGTCACCCTGAGGAGTCTGAAGCTGCACCAAGAAGAGGAGGGGAAGCGTGCTGCCACCAGCACCTTCAACAGCAGCTGCTCTACACAACTAGAGGCAGCAGCAA AGTGGATTGCCGTGCAAGACTGGAACTTCAGGACCATGAACAGCTCCCAGTACGTTTTCTTTGCCGGTGGCTTGCAGTCCTCAGAAGCCTCAAAGGACGTCACCGTGTTCTTGCCTCTCCTTTTCACAGTCGTTTGCCTTATAGGATTTGCAGGGAACCTTTTAGTTATCGCCATTCTGATTCACGATTTCAGGAAAGGGAAAAGCTCCGCGGTGAACGTTCTGGTGATCCACCTGTGCTCCACCGACCTGTTGCTGCTTTTGTTTTGCATCCCCGTCCGAATCGTCACCTACGCCAAGCAATCCTGGGTGCTGGGCGGCTTTGCCTGCCGGACGGCAGACTGGTTCCTGCACAGCTGTCTGATCGTCAAGAGCTTCACTCTGGCTGCCATCGGGCAGGCGAGGTATAAGCATGTGGTCACCCCACCAAAGTTTCTGAGCCTTAATAAGAAACACCTGGTCGGGCTCCTCTTCTTCGTCTGGAGCTTGGCGTTCTTGTTGCCTCTCCCCCACCTGATCTTTACCCAGACGGAGAGGAATCCAAATGGAATCTTTTGCAGTTTCGAGGTCCCTCCCTATGCCTCCAACTTCATGGATGTCTTCAGCAAAACGTACCCTCTTCTGGTTTATGTGCTACCCATGTGCTTCACCTTTTCCTGTTATGTGCGAGCCCTGCGaagaagaaaggagaggagaaacagggtGCCCAACCCCAGGCAACTGAGCAGGAAAATCACCTCCATGCTGTTGAGCGTAAGCCTGACTTTTGAAGCCATGTGGCTCCCGGACTGGATTGTCTGGATCTGGGCTAGACATAGCCCTTTCGGAAGCCTGCAGCCACCCACAGCACTAATGGTCTTGGCTCAGGTGATCGTGTTTCTGAATAGCACCATCAACCCTGGGATATTCCTGGCAGTGTCCGACGAGTTCAGAGAAGGCTTCAAGAGCGTGTGGCCGGTCCTGCCGTGCGGGCTGTGCAGAAGGCACGGCAGCTCGCCGGCTGGAGAGAAAGGGGCCGAAATGGTCACCAGCACGATACGGTCTCTGCAGGACTTGCAGCCAGTGCCCGAGGCGTCCGGCCTCAAAGAGGAGAAAATTCTTCCAGATGTGGAGCACTTCTGGCAGGACAGGAGGAACACTACAGCGGGGGAGGAAAATGACCCAATGCCCTGGGAACACCAAGAAAAACCTTAA